AGCCCTGCCACCACAGCACCTTGAGCGCGCCGCCGCCGCCCCGCTTGGTGGCTTTGTACATGAGCTTGCTCTGAGCCTGGGCCACGCCGGCCGAAGCCAGCATCTGGGCCGCCAGGGGCGCCGTAAGCCCAAGCCCGACCATCATCTGGACGAAGCCGCGGCGGCTCAGGCGGCCGGCCTTCACCTCGGCGATCAGATCTCTCAGTTTATGCTCGTCCATCAGAGCGTCCTCCTGGCTGTAGTCGGGGTCGGGTCGGCGGCGAGAACGAATGGCCTCTTATACTGACCCGACCCAGCGAAGTCAAGCACGCGCGGCCCGGCTCAGGCGCCGGGCCCGCACGTCCTCGATCAGATCACGCAGTCCCCGTTCGTCCATGCCACGCGCCTCCTAACGGGTTTTCGCGGCCAGCATGCGCACGGCCACGTCGATCGCCTCGAGCATGCTCTCTGGGTTGGCGATGCCCTTCCACGCCCGGTCGAAGGCCGTGCCGTGGTCCACCGACACGCGGAGGAACGGAAGACCGACGGTGACGTTGACCCCCGAGAGGCCCGTCCACTGGCCCCGCGCCTCGTCGTAGGTGAAGCCGAGCGTCTTGACGGGCACGTGCCCCTGGTCGTGGTACATGGCCACGACAATGTCGAACTCGCCGCCTCTCGCGCGCGAGAAGAGCGTGTCGGCCGGCAGCGGGCCGTGGACGTCGAGCCCTTCGCGGCGCGCGGCCTCTGCGGCCGGGATGATCTGGGTCTTCTCCTCGTCGCCGAAGAGGCCGTCCTCGCCGGCGTGCGGATTGAGCCCGCAGACCGCGATGCGGGGGCGCGCGACTCCAAGCCCGTTCATGGCCTGCTGGGCGAGGCGAATGACCCGCAGCACGCGGTCCTCGGTGCAGAGGTCCGGTACGCGCCGGAGCGCGACGTGCGTCGTGACGTGGATGACCTTGAGCTCCCGGCCCATGAGCAGCATGGCGAAATCCTTCGTGCCCGACAGCTTGGCCAGGATCTCGGTGTGCCCCGAGTGCTGGACGCCTGCGGCGGCCAGCGCCTCCTTGTTCACGGGCGCCGTCACCATGCCGTCGATCTCGCCCGACTGGCAGAGCCTGACGGCCCTCTCGATGTAGGCGTACGCAGCACGGCCGGCCTCGGCACTGACCTGCGCCCGCACGAGTGTGGAGGCGTCGGCATTGGCGAGGTCGAGGCACTCGATGGCGCCGGGCTCGAAGCGGCACTCGGCGGTCGTCGACACCGGATGGAGCTTTCGATCCGAGCGCAGGAGCGCGAGCGTGGCTTCCATCACCGTGCGGTCGCCGATGACCACGGGGCGGCACGTCGCCGCGACTTCCGGTGTCGCCAGGGCCTTGGCGATGATCTCGGGCCCGACTCCGGCGGGATCGCCCATGGTGATGCCGAGCAGCGGGAGGCGGGAAGCCATCACGCGGGTCCTCTCGCGAGCGCGACGAACAAATCC
This region of Candidatus Methylomirabilota bacterium genomic DNA includes:
- the pdxA gene encoding 4-hydroxythreonine-4-phosphate dehydrogenase PdxA, with product MASRLPLLGITMGDPAGVGPEIIAKALATPEVAATCRPVVIGDRTVMEATLALLRSDRKLHPVSTTAECRFEPGAIECLDLANADASTLVRAQVSAEAGRAAYAYIERAVRLCQSGEIDGMVTAPVNKEALAAAGVQHSGHTEILAKLSGTKDFAMLLMGRELKVIHVTTHVALRRVPDLCTEDRVLRVIRLAQQAMNGLGVARPRIAVCGLNPHAGEDGLFGDEEKTQIIPAAEAARREGLDVHGPLPADTLFSRARGGEFDIVVAMYHDQGHVPVKTLGFTYDEARGQWTGLSGVNVTVGLPFLRVSVDHGTAFDRAWKGIANPESMLEAIDVAVRMLAAKTR